A section of the Epinephelus moara isolate mb chromosome 3, YSFRI_EMoa_1.0, whole genome shotgun sequence genome encodes:
- the rfxap gene encoding regulatory factor X-associated protein isoform X1, producing MSEDDTSASANKDKDSTLLLTKDGQRYYVSKSGVVDSRNVITPHEPENNASSYDVDDPDEESDVLDTSDPRDGAASPEELNDEETSEGDNAPKQCTYEGCTETTTQVAKQRKPWMCKKHRNKMYKDKYKKKKSDQAMSSGKLDENSEERPVSVNKQRLGAMGDRPARPSLIEQVLNQKRLSLLRSPEVISFLQQQQQLLATQSRSQSQQQFQGC from the exons ATGAGTGAAGATGACACTTCAGCTTcagcaaacaaagacaaagactcCACTCTCCTGCTCACTAAAGACGGACAGAGGTACTACGTGAGTAAGAGCGGAGTTGTCGACAGCAGAAACGTGATAACGCCGCACGAACCGGAGAACAACGCCTCCTCCTACGACGTGGATGATCCGGACGAGGAGAGCGACGTTCTGGACACGTCGGATCCCAGAGACGGCGCCGCCAGCCCAGAGGAACTCAACGACGAGGAGACCTCGGAGGGCGACAATGCTCCTAAACAGTGCACCTATGAGGGATGCACGGAGACCACAACGCAGGTGGCCAAGCAGAGGAAACCGTGGATGTGCAAGAAACACCGCAACAAGATGTACAAAGACAagtacaagaagaagaagagtgatCAGGCAATGTCCAGTGGGAAACTTGAT GAAAACTCAGAGGAGCGGCCTGTGTCTGTGAACAAACAGCGTCTGGGTGCCATGGGGGACCGGCCAGCCAGACCCTCCCTGATAGAGCAGGTCCTCAACCAGAAAAGATTG TCACTGCTCAGAAGTCCAGAGGTGATCAgcttcctgcagcagcagcagcagctcctggcCACACAGAGCCGCAGCCAGTCACAGCAGCAGTTTCAGGGCTGTTGA
- the rfxap gene encoding regulatory factor X-associated protein isoform X2, which produces MSEDDTSASANKDKDSTLLLTKDGQRYYVSKSGVVDSRNVITPHEPENNASSYDVDDPDEESDVLDTSDPRDGAASPEELNDEETSEGDNAPKQCTYEGCTETTTQVAKQRKPWMCKKHRNKMYKDKYKKKKSDQENSEERPVSVNKQRLGAMGDRPARPSLIEQVLNQKRLSLLRSPEVISFLQQQQQLLATQSRSQSQQQFQGC; this is translated from the exons ATGAGTGAAGATGACACTTCAGCTTcagcaaacaaagacaaagactcCACTCTCCTGCTCACTAAAGACGGACAGAGGTACTACGTGAGTAAGAGCGGAGTTGTCGACAGCAGAAACGTGATAACGCCGCACGAACCGGAGAACAACGCCTCCTCCTACGACGTGGATGATCCGGACGAGGAGAGCGACGTTCTGGACACGTCGGATCCCAGAGACGGCGCCGCCAGCCCAGAGGAACTCAACGACGAGGAGACCTCGGAGGGCGACAATGCTCCTAAACAGTGCACCTATGAGGGATGCACGGAGACCACAACGCAGGTGGCCAAGCAGAGGAAACCGTGGATGTGCAAGAAACACCGCAACAAGATGTACAAAGACAagtacaagaagaagaagagtgatCAG GAAAACTCAGAGGAGCGGCCTGTGTCTGTGAACAAACAGCGTCTGGGTGCCATGGGGGACCGGCCAGCCAGACCCTCCCTGATAGAGCAGGTCCTCAACCAGAAAAGATTG TCACTGCTCAGAAGTCCAGAGGTGATCAgcttcctgcagcagcagcagcagctcctggcCACACAGAGCCGCAGCCAGTCACAGCAGCAGTTTCAGGGCTGTTGA